A single region of the Actinoplanes sp. SE50/110 genome encodes:
- a CDS encoding UPF0182 family protein, which translates to MSRRGRVTVGVLVGVFILFTLLGWGIDAYTDYLWFSEVDFANVFSGVLVTRLLLFLTVGAVLALIVGANLYLAYRLRPLLRPHSAEQATLERYRMVLTPRLGTWITVLSVIIGFFAGLSAQSRWADWMLFRNAQPFGQTDPQFHVDIGFYIFDYPLLRYLLGLGFTAVVLSVLGALAVHYIFGGVRLQGVGDRMTTAARAHLTTLVAVFVLLKAVAYVLDRRALLLEQHVSPGLYGAGYTDVNALLPAKEILAYISIVVAVAIIVFSNAVMRNLVWPGVSLALLGISAVAIGGIYPLAVQNFQVKPSLSDKERPYIAKAIEATRDAFDLNATKVTDYTPVTAANGSTPPPANLADDTSAQNVRLIDPQLVSQAFTQSQQSRSFYDFGEKLDVDRYTIDNKTQDFVVGAREINDEKLSAQQRNWLNRHTVYTHGYGLVAAPANKVCEGAGLPYFVSGFLGSNTSANCSAPTDELEATQPRIYYGEQSTEYAIVGQTDKSRSVEFDRPKERDKNAQGQDEDKEASDPFTYDGKGGVAIGSFFRRLVFAIKNTESNFLLSDAVNANSKVMYIRTPRERVEKVAPFLTIDGDPYPAVVDGKIVWILDGYTTAQTYPYAQKINLANETRDETTGAGAFPLARDDVNYMRNSVKATVDAYDGTVKLYEFDTKDPVLKAWNQAFGGHLIIPKGDTPADLIKHFRYPADLFKVQRNLLTRFHVQDPQTFFTGDDFWQVPNAPDAPQAGVKQPPFYLNVKLPVQSATTFQLTSGVTPNGRDNMAALISASYDTTGAPQLQVLKLPNNSVTPGPVQVHRLMTNNAGISQQLFALNRNGQTVLYGNLISLPLQQGILYVEPVYVRTTAAGAAPLLQKVLMSYGDGSNVVLENNLQDGLKALAAAGKNNNGGTGTGGNTGTTPPASGTGPPVLSGDLASAAAAVDQAIENLRNAQKSGDFVAQGNALKALDDAMSRFQQASQAKGGTTTGTGPSVTPSTAANPAPSASAGG; encoded by the coding sequence ATGAGCCGGCGCGGTCGCGTCACCGTCGGCGTCCTGGTCGGGGTCTTCATACTTTTCACGCTGCTCGGCTGGGGCATCGACGCGTACACGGACTATCTCTGGTTCTCCGAGGTCGACTTCGCCAACGTGTTCTCCGGGGTGCTGGTCACCAGGCTGCTGCTCTTCCTGACGGTCGGCGCGGTGCTGGCACTGATCGTCGGGGCGAACCTGTACCTGGCGTACCGGCTGCGTCCGCTGCTGCGGCCGCACTCCGCGGAGCAGGCCACGCTGGAGCGGTACCGGATGGTCCTCACGCCCCGGCTCGGCACCTGGATCACCGTGCTGAGTGTCATCATCGGATTCTTCGCGGGACTGTCCGCGCAGAGCCGATGGGCCGACTGGATGCTGTTCCGCAACGCGCAGCCGTTCGGGCAGACCGACCCGCAGTTCCACGTCGACATCGGGTTCTACATCTTCGACTACCCGCTGCTGCGCTACCTGCTCGGCCTCGGCTTCACCGCGGTGGTGCTGTCGGTGCTCGGCGCGCTCGCCGTGCACTACATCTTCGGCGGCGTCCGACTGCAGGGCGTCGGCGACCGGATGACCACCGCGGCGCGTGCCCACCTGACCACCCTGGTCGCGGTGTTCGTGCTGCTCAAGGCAGTGGCGTACGTTCTCGACCGGCGCGCTCTGCTGCTCGAGCAGCACGTTTCGCCGGGGCTGTACGGCGCCGGCTACACCGATGTGAACGCGCTGCTCCCGGCCAAGGAGATCCTGGCGTACATCTCCATTGTGGTGGCCGTCGCGATCATCGTGTTCTCCAACGCGGTGATGCGGAACCTGGTGTGGCCCGGCGTCTCGCTGGCCCTGCTCGGCATCTCCGCGGTCGCGATCGGCGGCATCTACCCGCTCGCCGTGCAGAACTTCCAGGTCAAGCCGAGCCTCTCGGACAAGGAGCGGCCATACATCGCCAAGGCGATCGAGGCCACCCGGGACGCGTTCGACCTGAACGCCACGAAGGTCACCGACTACACCCCGGTGACCGCGGCGAACGGTTCCACGCCGCCGCCGGCCAACCTGGCCGACGACACCAGCGCGCAGAACGTCCGGCTGATCGACCCGCAGCTGGTCTCCCAGGCTTTCACCCAGTCGCAGCAGTCCCGCAGCTTCTACGACTTCGGCGAGAAGCTCGACGTCGACCGCTACACGATCGACAACAAGACGCAGGACTTCGTGGTCGGCGCCCGGGAGATCAACGACGAGAAGCTCTCCGCACAGCAGCGGAACTGGCTGAACCGGCACACCGTCTACACCCACGGGTACGGACTGGTCGCCGCGCCGGCCAACAAGGTCTGCGAAGGCGCCGGGCTTCCGTACTTCGTCTCCGGCTTCCTCGGCAGCAACACCTCGGCCAACTGCTCGGCGCCGACCGACGAGCTGGAAGCCACCCAGCCGCGGATCTACTACGGTGAGCAGTCCACCGAGTACGCGATCGTCGGCCAGACCGACAAGAGCAGGAGCGTGGAGTTCGACCGCCCGAAGGAACGGGACAAGAACGCGCAGGGGCAGGACGAGGACAAAGAGGCCTCGGACCCCTTCACGTACGACGGCAAGGGCGGCGTCGCGATCGGCTCGTTCTTCCGCCGGCTGGTGTTCGCGATCAAGAACACCGAGAGCAACTTCCTGCTCTCCGACGCGGTCAACGCCAACTCCAAGGTGATGTACATCCGGACCCCGCGCGAGCGGGTGGAGAAGGTGGCGCCGTTCCTCACCATCGACGGCGACCCGTACCCGGCCGTGGTCGACGGCAAGATCGTCTGGATCCTGGACGGCTACACGACCGCCCAGACCTACCCGTACGCGCAGAAGATCAACCTGGCGAACGAGACGCGCGACGAGACGACCGGGGCCGGAGCCTTCCCGCTGGCCCGCGACGACGTCAACTACATGCGCAACTCGGTCAAGGCGACCGTCGACGCGTACGACGGCACCGTCAAGCTCTACGAGTTCGACACCAAGGATCCGGTCCTCAAGGCCTGGAACCAGGCCTTCGGCGGGCACCTGATCATCCCCAAGGGGGACACCCCGGCCGATCTGATCAAGCACTTCCGGTATCCGGCCGACCTGTTCAAGGTGCAGCGCAACCTGCTCACCAGGTTCCACGTCCAGGACCCGCAGACGTTCTTCACCGGCGACGACTTCTGGCAGGTGCCGAACGCCCCGGACGCACCGCAGGCCGGGGTCAAGCAGCCGCCGTTCTACCTGAACGTCAAGCTGCCCGTGCAGTCCGCGACCACGTTCCAGCTCACCTCCGGGGTCACCCCGAACGGCCGGGACAACATGGCCGCCCTGATCTCCGCGTCGTACGACACCACCGGCGCTCCGCAGCTGCAGGTGCTCAAGTTGCCCAACAACTCGGTGACACCCGGCCCCGTCCAGGTGCACCGGCTGATGACCAACAACGCGGGCATCTCCCAGCAGCTGTTCGCGCTCAACCGCAACGGCCAGACCGTCCTCTACGGCAACCTCATCTCGTTGCCACTGCAACAGGGCATCCTGTACGTCGAGCCGGTCTACGTCCGCACCACCGCGGCCGGTGCGGCGCCGCTGCTGCAGAAGGTGCTCATGTCGTACGGCGACGGCTCCAACGTCGTCCTCGAGAACAACCTGCAGGACGGCCTGAAAGCCCTCGCCGCCGCCGGCAAGAACAACAACGGCGGGACCGGCACCGGCGGCAACACCGGCACGACACCACCCGCCAGCGGCACCGGCCCGCCGGTCCTCAGCGGCGACCTCGCCTCCGCCGCCGCGGCCGTCGACCAGGCCATCGAGAACCTGCGGAACGCGCAGAAATCCGGCGACTTCGTGGCCCAGGGCAACGCGCTCAAGGCCCTCGACGACGCGATGAGCCGCTTCCAGCAGGCCTCCCAGGCGAAGGGCGGGACGACCACCGGCACCGGGCCGTCGGTCACACCCTCCACCGCCGCCAACCCGGCACCCTCCGCGAGTGCGGGCGGCTGA
- a CDS encoding M48 family metallopeptidase yields MARVRKPVVEVRRSQRRRRTVSAYRDGERVVVLIPDRFSRAEETEWVERMLARLAAREERLRHTDDELLARARRLTGRYLAEYAGLVAPASVRWVTNQNGRWGSCTPDDATIRISHRIQEMPDWVVDYVLLHELAHLVVPSHNARFWELVNRFPKAERARGYLEGVAAAGSLVMAE; encoded by the coding sequence ATGGCCCGCGTGCGCAAACCTGTCGTGGAAGTGCGGCGCAGTCAGCGCCGGCGCAGGACGGTGTCCGCGTATCGCGACGGCGAGCGCGTGGTCGTGCTCATCCCGGACCGGTTCTCGCGCGCCGAGGAAACCGAGTGGGTCGAGCGGATGCTCGCCCGTCTCGCCGCCCGTGAGGAACGCCTCCGGCACACCGACGACGAGCTGCTCGCCCGCGCCCGCCGGCTGACCGGACGCTACCTAGCGGAGTACGCCGGCCTGGTCGCCCCGGCCAGCGTTCGCTGGGTCACCAACCAGAACGGCCGCTGGGGTTCCTGCACCCCGGACGACGCCACCATCCGCATCTCGCACCGCATCCAGGAGATGCCCGACTGGGTCGTCGACTACGTCCTGTTGCACGAGCTGGCCCATCTGGTCGTCCCGAGCCACAACGCGCGCTTCTGGGAGCTGGTGAACCGCTTCCCCAAGGCCGAGCGGGCCCGCGGCTACCTGGAGGGCGTCGCCGCCGCCGGCTCCCTCGTCATGGCCGAGTAA
- a CDS encoding PDZ domain-containing protein: MRRRGVTVILGALITALLAAGVMVAPLPYVVLKPGPTVNTLGSAEGTEVIQVTGAKTSSSAGELRLTTVNVQSHVELVWAVQGWLSHQDAVVPRDLIYPPDQSEKQVQEQNAQEWKQSQTSAETVALRELGYPVQTYVRKVTAGGAAAGVLQENDVITSVNGTAVTGPGQLTSLVTAQPAGSRLAVGYTRAGRAGTAEVTTKAADDEKKTPRLGIEIGTQQPHPFTIKIDLDKIGGPSAGLMFTLGIIDKLRDDDLTGGKVIAGTGTIDDDGNVGPIGGIPQKLVGASKAGAKIFLVPKDNCAEALRNAVPGLPMAKVATVDDALTALKTFTSGGTPTPCSAS; the protein is encoded by the coding sequence ATGAGACGTCGCGGTGTCACCGTCATCCTGGGCGCCCTGATAACCGCCCTGCTGGCCGCGGGTGTCATGGTCGCCCCCCTGCCCTACGTGGTGCTCAAGCCCGGCCCGACGGTGAACACCCTCGGTTCGGCCGAGGGCACCGAGGTGATCCAGGTGACCGGGGCCAAGACCTCGTCCTCCGCCGGTGAGCTGCGGCTGACCACGGTGAACGTGCAGTCGCACGTGGAGCTGGTCTGGGCGGTGCAGGGCTGGCTGAGTCACCAGGACGCGGTGGTCCCGCGTGACCTGATCTACCCGCCGGACCAGAGCGAGAAGCAGGTCCAGGAGCAGAACGCGCAGGAGTGGAAGCAGTCGCAGACCAGCGCCGAGACGGTCGCGCTGCGCGAGCTCGGCTACCCGGTGCAGACCTACGTGCGCAAGGTCACCGCGGGCGGCGCCGCCGCCGGCGTGCTCCAGGAGAACGACGTGATCACCTCGGTGAACGGCACCGCGGTGACCGGGCCGGGCCAGCTCACCTCGCTGGTCACCGCCCAGCCGGCGGGCAGCAGGCTGGCCGTGGGGTACACCCGGGCCGGTAGGGCGGGCACCGCCGAGGTGACCACGAAGGCCGCGGACGACGAGAAGAAGACGCCGCGCCTGGGGATCGAGATCGGCACCCAGCAGCCGCACCCGTTCACCATCAAGATCGACCTGGACAAGATCGGCGGACCGAGCGCCGGCCTGATGTTCACCCTCGGCATCATCGACAAGCTGCGCGACGACGACCTGACCGGCGGCAAGGTGATCGCCGGCACCGGCACCATCGACGACGACGGCAACGTGGGTCCGATCGGCGGCATCCCGCAGAAGCTGGTCGGCGCGAGCAAGGCCGGCGCCAAGATCTTCCTGGTCCCCAAGGACAACTGCGCGGAGGCGCTGCGCAACGCGGTGCCCGGCCTGCCGATGGCGAAGGTGGCCACCGTGGACGACGCACTCACCGCGCTCAAGACCTTCACCTCGGGTGGCACCCCCACACCCTGCTCGGCATCATGA
- a CDS encoding zinc-dependent metalloprotease yields the protein MPDIPFGFSLPGAQPPDPSDPQQMQQFMAQLQQMFAAPGSGPVNWDLARQVAASQLSASGDPAVNMFERHQVEEALRLADLWLDPVCALPSGIHKAVAWNRNEWIYNTLDVWKKLCEPIAGRMVGAMGDLVPEEARAQLGPMQSMVATLGGALFGGQLGQAFGQLAAEVLSAGDIGLPLGPAGTAALVPANIKAYGEGLELPEDQVRLYVALREAAHQRLFGHVPWLRAHVLSAVETYANGITVNREAIEEAMGRVDPSDPESMQAMALEGIFTPEDTPQQKASLARLETALALVEGWVGHVVDQAAGDRLPSVAALGEAFRRRRAAGGPAEQTFAALVGLELRPRRLREAGALWTAVAEARGAAGRDALWDHPDLLPTDEDFADPEAFARTQSDWDISELEGLAGNPEPGPDAPEPGTDTPHSGPDDTEK from the coding sequence GTGCCCGATATCCCGTTCGGCTTCTCCCTGCCGGGCGCGCAGCCGCCCGACCCCTCCGACCCGCAGCAGATGCAGCAGTTCATGGCGCAGCTGCAGCAGATGTTCGCTGCCCCCGGCAGTGGCCCGGTCAACTGGGACCTGGCCCGGCAGGTCGCCGCCAGCCAGCTCTCGGCCAGCGGCGACCCGGCGGTGAACATGTTCGAGCGCCACCAGGTCGAGGAGGCACTCCGCCTCGCCGACCTGTGGCTCGACCCGGTCTGCGCGCTCCCCAGCGGCATCCACAAGGCGGTCGCCTGGAACCGCAACGAGTGGATCTACAACACCCTCGACGTCTGGAAGAAGCTGTGCGAGCCGATCGCCGGCCGCATGGTGGGCGCCATGGGCGACCTCGTGCCCGAGGAGGCCCGGGCCCAGCTCGGCCCGATGCAGTCGATGGTCGCCACGCTCGGTGGCGCGCTTTTCGGCGGTCAGCTCGGCCAGGCCTTCGGCCAGCTCGCCGCCGAGGTCCTCTCGGCCGGCGACATCGGCCTGCCTCTCGGCCCGGCCGGCACCGCGGCGCTGGTCCCGGCCAACATCAAGGCGTACGGCGAGGGCCTGGAACTGCCCGAGGACCAGGTGCGGCTCTACGTCGCCCTGCGCGAGGCGGCCCACCAGCGGCTCTTCGGACACGTGCCGTGGCTGCGCGCGCACGTGCTGAGCGCCGTCGAAACGTACGCCAACGGCATCACCGTGAACCGGGAGGCGATCGAGGAGGCGATGGGCCGCGTCGACCCGAGCGACCCGGAGTCGATGCAGGCCATGGCCCTGGAGGGGATCTTCACTCCGGAGGACACCCCGCAGCAGAAGGCCAGCCTGGCCCGCCTGGAGACGGCACTGGCCCTGGTCGAGGGCTGGGTCGGCCACGTGGTCGACCAGGCGGCCGGCGACCGGCTGCCGTCGGTCGCGGCGCTCGGCGAGGCGTTCCGCCGCCGCCGGGCCGCCGGTGGCCCGGCCGAGCAGACCTTCGCCGCCCTGGTCGGCCTCGAGCTGCGACCCCGCCGCCTGCGCGAGGCCGGCGCCCTGTGGACGGCGGTCGCCGAAGCGCGCGGTGCCGCGGGCCGGGACGCCCTCTGGGACCACCCCGACCTGCTCCCCACCGACGAGGACTTCGCCGACCCGGAGGCTTTCGCCCGCACCCAGTCCGACTGGGACATCAGCGAACTCGAAGGCCTCGCCGGCAACCCGGAGCCCGGGCCGGACGCCCCGGAGCCGGGCACCGACACTCCGCACTCCGGCCCGGACGACACCGAGAAGTAG